One Aneurinibacillus migulanus genomic region harbors:
- a CDS encoding MFS transporter, whose product MTKSVSANYRFFILILVVIIAGLSQGLLLPLLAIILEKAGVSSGANGLNAAALYIGTFLIMLVIEKPVQKLGYKRVITIGVVLVTVATVLFPLWQNLVFWFVLRMLVGIGDSALHYASQLWITSSSPAGKRGRHIAIYGMSYAIGFSIGPLGIKLLPYGMWVPFATVSIFFVLAFLLLLRLPHEYPVQEEKSPSAKRRYAGAVQLAWFALIPSFLYGYMESSINSNFPVYGLRVGISEGWVSLLLPAIGIGSLILQLPLGMWSDRIGRKPVLMLSGFLGALAFLAVPLFSAHVWGVFVAFIIAGGLVGSFYSLGLAYIADLVPKASLPAANIIASINFSVGSIVGPNLGGLGIQYVAPGSMFYFLGGMFLLFTICGFFFQRAKQQEESSLIHFTN is encoded by the coding sequence ATGACAAAAAGCGTATCGGCGAATTATCGATTTTTTATTCTTATTCTTGTTGTTATCATCGCCGGACTAAGTCAGGGACTGCTGCTCCCGTTGTTGGCCATTATTTTGGAAAAAGCGGGAGTGTCGTCTGGTGCGAACGGGCTGAACGCGGCTGCTTTATATATCGGAACTTTCCTTATAATGCTCGTTATTGAAAAGCCAGTACAGAAGCTTGGATATAAGCGAGTTATTACGATTGGTGTTGTACTGGTAACTGTGGCAACCGTGCTATTCCCCTTGTGGCAAAATCTCGTGTTTTGGTTTGTGCTGCGTATGCTTGTCGGAATAGGGGACAGCGCTCTTCATTATGCGTCCCAACTATGGATTACGTCCAGCAGTCCAGCTGGGAAGCGTGGACGACATATTGCTATTTATGGTATGTCCTATGCAATAGGATTCAGTATTGGACCATTAGGAATCAAGCTTTTGCCATACGGTATGTGGGTCCCGTTCGCAACTGTCAGCATCTTTTTTGTGTTGGCGTTTCTGTTGCTGTTAAGGTTGCCGCATGAATATCCCGTACAGGAAGAAAAGAGTCCTTCCGCGAAGAGACGATACGCGGGAGCGGTGCAACTTGCATGGTTTGCCCTGATTCCGTCATTCCTTTATGGATATATGGAATCATCAATAAACAGTAACTTTCCGGTATACGGTTTGCGTGTGGGCATAAGCGAGGGCTGGGTGTCACTCTTGTTGCCAGCCATCGGTATTGGCAGTCTGATTCTTCAATTGCCGCTCGGTATGTGGAGCGATCGCATCGGGCGTAAGCCGGTGTTAATGTTATCCGGATTTCTGGGCGCTCTGGCATTTCTGGCCGTTCCGTTGTTCAGTGCCCATGTGTGGGGTGTATTTGTAGCATTTATTATCGCGGGCGGACTGGTAGGCTCCTTCTATTCACTTGGTTTGGCATACATTGCTGATCTTGTACCCAAAGCATCTCTTCCGGCGGCTAACATTATCGCTTCCATTAATTTTAGTGTAGGAAGCATTGTTGGACCGAATCTTGGAGGTCTTGGAATCCAATATGTTGCTCCGGGAAGTATGTTTTATTTTCTCGGGGGCATGTTTCTATTATTTACGATTTGCGGCTTCTTTTTCCAGCGAGCAAAACAGCAGGAAGAGTCCTCGTTAATTCATTTTACAAATTAG
- a CDS encoding amino acid ABC transporter ATP-binding protein, with translation MIIQVKDLHKYYGSLEVLKGIDCVINEKEVVSVIGPSGSGKSTFLRCMNGLEELTSGQIIINGHDLSNPKININQVRTEVGMVFQRFNLFPHKTVVENVMLAPLKVLKENPAQAREKALRLLEKVGLRDKADVYPEKLSGGQMQRVAIARALAMNPKIMLFDEPTSALDPELVGEVLAVMKELAQEGMTMVVVTHEMGFARDVCDRVIFMDQGIIMEEGKPEDVFTNPKNERTREFLRKVIDIPEEVR, from the coding sequence GTGATTATCCAGGTTAAAGATTTGCATAAATACTATGGTTCATTAGAGGTATTAAAAGGTATTGACTGTGTTATTAACGAGAAAGAAGTTGTTAGCGTTATCGGACCTTCTGGTTCAGGAAAAAGTACGTTTCTACGTTGTATGAATGGCCTGGAAGAATTGACAAGCGGACAAATTATTATTAATGGACATGATTTATCCAATCCGAAGATCAACATCAATCAGGTGCGCACGGAAGTGGGCATGGTATTTCAGCGCTTCAACCTGTTCCCGCATAAGACTGTAGTGGAAAATGTTATGCTGGCTCCATTGAAAGTATTGAAAGAAAATCCGGCACAGGCGCGTGAAAAAGCGTTACGCTTGTTAGAGAAGGTAGGGCTGCGCGATAAGGCAGATGTATACCCTGAAAAGTTGTCCGGTGGTCAGATGCAACGTGTGGCTATTGCACGCGCGTTGGCGATGAATCCGAAAATTATGCTGTTTGACGAACCGACGTCTGCACTTGACCCAGAATTGGTCGGTGAAGTGCTTGCCGTTATGAAAGAACTGGCGCAGGAAGGAATGACAATGGTAGTCGTCACACATGAGATGGGATTTGCCCGGGATGTATGTGATCGCGTTATTTTTATGGATCAGGGCATTATTATGGAAGAAGGAAAACCCGAAGATGTGTTTACGAATCCGAAGAATGAACGGACGCGTGAGTTTCTGCGTAAAGTAATCGATATTCCAGAAGAAGTACGCTAG
- a CDS encoding DUF2797 domain-containing protein, with product MKHTGFIQGFVHQYEEPVQYRLKLDGEAIPVNEWIGKTIRIATLGNIECIHCGRSIKKTYNSGYCYPCFTRLPENDLCIVKPHECHYHLGTCRDPEWGEAHCMIPHYVYLALSSGVKVGLTRKNNEKKRWVDQGAVRAIPIAEVPTRKIAGELEMYLTQYVADKTDWRKMLKGEVELVDLLELREEIYSHFPEEYKQYILREDEWMDFVYPASERIQKVKAYNLDKQPVVEDRLLGIKGQYFIFENGVLNMRKYCGYKVEISE from the coding sequence GTGAAACATACAGGATTTATTCAGGGATTCGTTCATCAATATGAAGAACCTGTGCAGTATAGATTGAAGCTTGACGGAGAAGCGATTCCGGTTAATGAATGGATCGGGAAGACAATACGTATCGCTACGCTCGGAAACATAGAGTGTATTCATTGTGGACGGAGCATCAAGAAAACGTATAACAGCGGATATTGTTATCCTTGTTTTACCCGCTTGCCTGAGAATGATTTATGCATTGTTAAACCTCATGAATGTCATTATCATCTGGGAACATGTCGTGACCCGGAGTGGGGTGAGGCGCATTGCATGATTCCACACTATGTGTATCTTGCGCTTAGCAGTGGGGTCAAGGTAGGGTTGACAAGGAAAAATAACGAAAAAAAGCGTTGGGTCGATCAGGGCGCGGTGCGCGCGATTCCAATTGCTGAAGTTCCGACGCGAAAAATCGCGGGAGAGCTTGAAATGTATTTAACACAATATGTGGCCGACAAAACGGACTGGCGCAAAATGCTCAAAGGCGAGGTAGAACTGGTGGATTTACTCGAGTTGCGCGAGGAGATTTATAGTCATTTCCCTGAGGAATATAAGCAGTATATTCTCAGAGAGGATGAATGGATGGATTTCGTGTATCCCGCTTCGGAGCGTATACAAAAGGTAAAGGCGTATAATCTGGACAAGCAGCCGGTAGTTGAAGATCGGCTACTTGGAATTAAGGGACAGTACTTTATCTTTGAAAACGGCGTACTGAATATGCGTAAGTATTGTGGTTATAAGGTCGAAATCAGCGAGTAA
- a CDS encoding ABC transporter substrate-binding protein: MKKYISIGVTVLLMVLLAACGANPAPKSSGDTTQTPVQEQFPLTITDSTGTEVKIEKKPERIVSVMPGTTEIAYAVGAGDKVVGVSNYDNYPEDVKKKEKVGDLKVNIEKVVSLEPDVILADTGNGEAVDALRKTGLPVVVMEAKTFDEIYKSIEMIGKATGNDAKAAEVVGKMKTDVQDVQDKVKAVPQEKRPNVWIEVDPSLFTAGTGTFMHDLVTLAGGKNIAGDLDGWKQLSEEKVLQRNPDVIMNTYGYYDKEGAAKIKQRPKWQQIKAIKDGRVFAVDSDVVNRPGPRITEGLKEIAEKLHPELFQK; the protein is encoded by the coding sequence ATGAAGAAATACATATCGATAGGAGTAACTGTGTTGCTAATGGTTTTATTGGCAGCATGTGGTGCGAACCCTGCACCGAAGTCTTCAGGTGATACGACACAAACTCCTGTCCAGGAACAATTTCCGCTTACCATAACGGACAGTACCGGAACAGAAGTGAAGATTGAGAAGAAGCCGGAGCGAATCGTCTCTGTTATGCCGGGCACAACAGAAATCGCATATGCGGTGGGCGCTGGTGATAAGGTAGTAGGTGTATCTAATTACGATAACTACCCGGAAGACGTTAAAAAGAAAGAAAAAGTAGGCGATTTAAAAGTCAATATAGAGAAGGTTGTCTCATTGGAGCCTGATGTCATCTTGGCAGACACCGGAAATGGGGAGGCGGTTGACGCACTGCGTAAAACAGGGCTTCCTGTAGTTGTAATGGAAGCCAAGACATTTGATGAAATCTACAAATCGATCGAAATGATCGGTAAGGCGACCGGCAACGATGCGAAAGCGGCTGAAGTGGTTGGCAAGATGAAAACGGACGTGCAAGATGTGCAAGACAAGGTGAAAGCCGTACCGCAAGAAAAGCGCCCGAATGTCTGGATTGAAGTAGACCCTTCCCTGTTTACAGCCGGTACAGGTACGTTTATGCATGATTTGGTCACGCTGGCAGGCGGCAAAAACATAGCGGGCGATCTGGACGGGTGGAAGCAACTATCTGAAGAGAAAGTGTTACAGCGGAATCCAGATGTAATCATGAACACGTATGGTTATTATGATAAGGAGGGCGCCGCAAAGATTAAACAGCGGCCGAAGTGGCAGCAAATCAAAGCGATAAAGGATGGGCGGGTATTCGCAGTTGATTCCGACGTAGTCAACCGTCCTGGACCACGCATTACTGAAGGGTTGAAAGAAATCGCAGAAAAATTGCATCCGGAGTTATTTCAAAAATAA
- a CDS encoding FecCD family ABC transporter permease, translating to MKEGQRRFGKKLGLWLLPLLFVLLLVVIGSVSLGSAQLSFYVVWKIILSHVPFIPDMEKDWSKAAEVIVWNIRMPRILLAILVGAALAVAGVAYQGVLRNPLADPYILGVSSGASLGAACFMMFGQSIALFGQWTLPLIAFICGMGTLFVVYRLAYMAGKVQMETLLLSGVVVQAFLGAGLSLVMSMSGEKMQRIFYWLMGSLTLSDWSSGVVVAPYVILGGLIIFLFAGELNLLAFGEQKAHHLGMNVERTRLVILIAASLTAGAAVSVSGVIGFVGLIVPHIMRAIVGSDHRVLLPISAVAGAILLIAADTIARTVMEPQELPIGVITAFLGAPFFGYLLRKRRQRFF from the coding sequence TTGAAGGAAGGTCAACGAAGATTTGGGAAGAAGCTAGGGCTCTGGCTACTTCCCCTTCTTTTTGTGCTTTTGCTTGTGGTTATCGGCAGTGTTTCGCTGGGGAGTGCGCAGTTGTCTTTTTATGTAGTGTGGAAAATTATTCTTTCTCATGTTCCTTTTATACCTGACATGGAGAAAGATTGGTCTAAAGCGGCGGAGGTCATTGTCTGGAATATTCGAATGCCGCGGATTTTACTGGCGATTCTCGTCGGTGCGGCACTGGCGGTAGCCGGAGTGGCCTATCAGGGAGTGCTCCGTAATCCGCTGGCCGATCCATATATTCTTGGTGTATCATCGGGAGCTTCGCTTGGGGCTGCCTGTTTTATGATGTTCGGGCAGAGTATTGCGCTTTTCGGACAGTGGACGTTGCCGCTCATTGCATTCATTTGTGGAATGGGGACATTGTTTGTCGTATATCGCCTTGCTTATATGGCTGGAAAGGTTCAAATGGAAACGTTGCTTCTGTCCGGTGTAGTCGTACAAGCATTTCTCGGTGCCGGGCTCTCGCTGGTGATGTCGATGTCCGGCGAGAAAATGCAACGCATCTTCTATTGGCTGATGGGTAGCCTGACCTTGAGCGACTGGTCCTCAGGTGTGGTAGTGGCACCGTATGTTATTCTCGGCGGACTTATTATCTTTCTGTTTGCCGGCGAATTGAACCTGCTTGCATTTGGAGAACAGAAAGCTCATCATCTTGGCATGAACGTAGAACGTACACGCCTGGTGATTTTGATTGCAGCTTCGTTGACTGCTGGGGCCGCAGTATCAGTTTCTGGTGTTATCGGATTCGTCGGACTCATTGTCCCCCATATTATGCGGGCGATCGTTGGTTCCGACCATCGTGTGTTGTTGCCGATATCAGCAGTGGCGGGAGCGATTCTGCTCATTGCAGCTGATACGATTGCACGTACCGTAATGGAACCGCAGGAGCTACCTATTGGGGTCATTACCGCATTTTTAGGTGCCCCGTTCTTTGGATACTTACTGCGTAAAAGAAGGCAACGTTTCTTCTAA
- a CDS encoding ABC transporter ATP-binding protein: MIQATDVSLQIGQREILSNISFQVRRGETLGIIGPNGSGKSSLIKVISRLFVPSTGSILLDEKPLVSYSSKMLARKMAVVSQEGMAPLPITVEEAVAMGRYPYHGFFRRNTAQDAEVIQHALARTGLEAMACKLLEQLSGGERQRVAIACAMAQEPEVLLLDEPTTYLDIGYQIGILNLVREWRRETDGTAVLVLHDLNLAAQYCDRLILMENGRMTHSGTIEETMEAQLLSDVYGVKPLIVTHPNLQIPQILLERSS; this comes from the coding sequence ATGATTCAAGCAACTGACGTAAGCCTGCAAATCGGACAGCGGGAAATATTATCGAACATTAGCTTTCAGGTGAGAAGAGGAGAGACGCTGGGGATTATTGGACCGAATGGATCTGGTAAGTCATCGCTTATAAAAGTAATATCACGCCTGTTCGTACCATCGACAGGTAGTATATTACTGGATGAAAAACCGCTCGTCTCCTATTCTTCCAAAATGCTGGCGCGCAAAATGGCGGTTGTTAGTCAGGAAGGAATGGCGCCGTTACCGATTACGGTAGAGGAAGCGGTGGCGATGGGACGCTATCCGTACCATGGTTTTTTTCGACGTAATACGGCGCAGGATGCAGAAGTCATTCAGCATGCGCTTGCACGTACCGGTCTGGAAGCGATGGCATGCAAGTTACTGGAGCAATTGAGTGGTGGAGAGCGTCAACGGGTTGCCATCGCTTGCGCGATGGCACAGGAACCGGAAGTGTTACTGCTCGACGAGCCGACAACTTATCTTGATATCGGCTATCAAATTGGTATTCTTAATCTTGTTCGTGAATGGCGAAGGGAAACGGATGGAACAGCGGTGCTGGTGCTTCATGACTTGAATCTGGCTGCACAGTACTGTGATCGGTTGATTCTGATGGAGAACGGCAGGATGACGCACAGTGGTACCATCGAAGAAACTATGGAAGCGCAGTTATTATCGGATGTATATGGAGTAAAGCCTCTCATCGTCACGCATCCGAATTTGCAAATCCCTCAAATTCTTCTTGAACGCTCCTCCTGA
- a CDS encoding arsenate reductase family protein yields the protein MADITAYLYNKCGTCRKAKKWLEEQGIAYCEVPIVDTPPEKEQLRAYWQQSGLELKKFFNTSGQSYRELGLKDRLKDMSEEEMLDLLAADGKLIKRPLLVAEGKVTVGFKEEEMEKTWK from the coding sequence ATGGCAGATATTACAGCATATTTATATAATAAGTGCGGCACATGCCGCAAAGCGAAAAAATGGTTGGAAGAGCAAGGCATTGCTTACTGTGAAGTGCCGATTGTAGATACGCCGCCAGAAAAAGAGCAGCTTCGTGCATATTGGCAGCAAAGCGGTCTTGAACTAAAGAAGTTTTTCAATACGAGCGGACAGTCGTATCGGGAGCTTGGCTTGAAAGATCGCCTTAAAGATATGTCCGAAGAAGAGATGCTAGACCTTCTCGCAGCGGATGGTAAGCTGATTAAGCGGCCATTACTCGTAGCAGAAGGAAAAGTGACTGTCGGCTTCAAAGAAGAGGAAATGGAGAAAACGTGGAAGTAA
- a CDS encoding LL-diaminopimelate aminotransferase: MIQPAKRLSGLTSAIFTEMNRRKREVQARGIEVIDLGIGSPDQPPSPLVMEALTRAVQNPDNYGYPTSEGSVHFRETTARWYRHRFGVELDPEHEVLSLMGSQDGLAHLAQAWINPGDVVLVPDPGYPIYFASVTLADGEVYPLPLREENGFLPDFSNIPAEIKNRAKLMILNYPNNPVAAIATDDFFAEVVAFATSNRIIVAHDLAYSELAFDDYRPPSFLETPGAKEIGVEFNSFSKSFNMAGCRIGYLVGNREVIKPLAVIKSNIDYGVFLAVQEAAVAAMQHDIEHPEENGNGALYQARRDVLLDGLKEIGWNIPKPKATMFVWARVPNGWTSETFAFTLLEKAGVVVIPGNAFGVQGEGYVRIALVKSIDVLEDVIMRIKESGILFT, from the coding sequence ATGATTCAGCCCGCTAAACGTTTATCGGGGCTTACGTCCGCCATTTTTACAGAAATGAACCGTAGGAAACGGGAAGTACAGGCCCGTGGTATAGAAGTGATTGATCTAGGCATTGGAAGCCCGGATCAGCCACCTTCTCCGTTGGTAATGGAAGCGCTCACGAGAGCTGTACAGAACCCGGATAACTATGGATATCCAACATCAGAAGGTTCTGTCCATTTCCGTGAGACAACGGCCCGATGGTATCGCCATCGTTTCGGTGTAGAGCTTGATCCGGAGCACGAGGTATTGTCGCTCATGGGATCGCAGGATGGTCTGGCGCACCTGGCTCAAGCCTGGATCAATCCCGGAGATGTGGTGCTAGTGCCTGACCCGGGATATCCGATTTATTTCGCAAGCGTTACACTGGCGGACGGAGAGGTTTATCCGTTGCCGTTGCGTGAAGAGAACGGTTTTCTTCCGGATTTTTCGAATATTCCGGCCGAGATTAAGAACAGGGCTAAACTAATGATACTAAACTATCCGAACAACCCGGTTGCGGCGATAGCCACGGATGACTTTTTTGCAGAGGTCGTGGCATTTGCGACGAGTAACCGAATTATTGTAGCACATGACCTTGCATATTCGGAGCTGGCGTTTGATGACTATCGCCCGCCGAGTTTTCTGGAAACACCAGGTGCAAAAGAAATCGGTGTCGAATTCAATTCATTCTCTAAAAGCTTTAACATGGCTGGCTGCCGCATCGGTTATCTGGTCGGAAACCGTGAAGTTATTAAGCCGTTAGCTGTAATTAAATCCAACATCGATTATGGTGTGTTTCTCGCCGTTCAGGAAGCGGCCGTAGCGGCGATGCAACATGACATCGAGCATCCCGAAGAAAATGGGAATGGTGCGTTGTATCAAGCACGCCGCGATGTTTTGCTAGACGGGCTGAAAGAAATCGGCTGGAATATTCCGAAGCCCAAAGCGACAATGTTCGTCTGGGCGCGTGTACCAAACGGATGGACATCAGAAACGTTTGCATTTACGCTACTCGAAAAAGCCGGAGTTGTCGTAATCCCTGGCAATGCGTTCGGTGTACAAGGTGAAGGATACGTGCGTATTGCGTTGGTAAAATCGATCGATGTTTTAGAAGATGTAATTATGCGTATTAAAGAATCAGGAATACTTTTTACATAA